The Nyctibius grandis isolate bNycGra1 unplaced genomic scaffold, bNycGra1.pri scaffold_200_arrow_ctg1, whole genome shotgun sequence genome contains the following window.
GGCCAATAGGAGCAGGAGGACGGGTCGTCGTCTGCCGCTATTGGGTGTCGCCCGGCGTGGGTGGGGCCGAGGGCGTGGCTTAGGGAGTGGTGGGGGATTGCGGAGCCAATGGGGAAGCTCCTTTCTGCCGCGGAGGCGCTGCGGTGCTATGAGACGAGGCTTCTGATTGGTTGAATCGCGCCGGGGGGGCGGGCTTTACACCGGAAGGAGCTTGATTTGCCCCTGGGAGGGGGAATTAATTGGCGCCGGGGCGGCCATTTTGTCCCCAGGGGGGTTATTTGCCCCGGGGGGTGGGTTATTTGCCCCTGGGGGGGTTTATTTGCCCCCAAGGAGCCGTTTTGTCCCCTGGGGGGGGTATTATTTGCCCCCTTGGTGGCCATTTTGTCCCCAGGGGGGTGGAATTCCCCCTAGAAGGGTATTATTTGCCCCTGGGGGGGGTTATTTGCCCCCAAGGTGCCATTTTCTCCCCTGGGGGGGGTATTATTTGCCCCCTAGGTGGCCATTTTGTCCCCAGGGGGGTGGAATTCCCCCCTAGGAGGGTATTATTTGCCCCTGGGGGGGTATTATTTGCCCCCTTGGTGGCCATTTCATCCCCTGGGGGGTATTATTTGCCCCCATTGTGGCCATTTTGTCCCCTGGGGGGGTGGAATTCCCCCCTCGAAGGATATTAGTTGCCCCTGGGGGGTATTATTTGCCCCCAAGGGGCCATTTTATCCCCTGGGGGGGCATTATTTGCTCCATGGTGGCCATTTTGTCCCCTGGGGGGGTATTATTTGCCCCTGGGGGGGTATTATTAGCCCCCAAGGGGCCATTTTCTCCCCTGGGGGGGTATTATTTGCCCCCAAGGGGGTATTATTTGCCCCTGGGGGGGTATTATTTGCCCCAAGGGCCCATTTTGTCCCCAAGAAGATACAATTCCCCTCCAGAAGGTACTTTATTTACCCCAGGGGGGCCATTATTTGCCCCAAGGAGGGTGCGTTCCCCCCCAGGGGCCCCATTTTGCCCCACGGGGGGGCAATTCCTCACCCTttttaccccccccccccctccagctCCGCCTCAACAGCATCAAGAAGCTCTCGACCATCGCCCTGGCGCTGGGCGTGGAGCGCACCCGCAGCGAGCTCCTGCCCTTCCTCACCGGTAACGGGGGGGTAAAaaagccgggggggggggtaaAATGCCATGGGGGGGGTCCCTAATTACCCCCCGTCCCCCTCTAATTACCCCCCGTCCCCCTCTAATTACCCCGTCCCCCCTCAAACCACCACGTTGCTTCCTTATGGTTCTCCTTGGGTGATGTAGGGTTGGGTGGTGGGAGGGGCTTgagggggggtgggaggggcttgagggggtgggaggggcttgagggggtgggaggggctTAAGGGGTGATTGACAGCTCAGGGAGGTGACAGTGGTGTCCCCCCAGACACCATCTACGATGAGGACGAGGTGCTGCTGGCGCTGGCGGAGCAGCTCGGCACCTTCACGGCCTTGGTTGGAGGACCCGAGTTTGTCCATTGTCTCCTGGTAGGgacccagcacccaccaccacccccaccctccctggggcACCTGGGTGCCATCTTGAACGCGTCATGGTCAACTGGGTGACAGCCCGGGGCAGTTGGGGCTCCATGGTGGGGCGTTGGGTTGGTTGGGTGGCCCTTGGGTGGCCCTTGGGGTGGTTGGGTGGCCCTTGGGTGGCCCTTGGGGTGGTTGGGTGGCCCTTGGGTGGCCCTTGGGGTGGTTGGATGGAGGTTGGGTGGCCATTGGGTTGGTTGGGTGGCCGTTGGGTTGGTTGGGTGGCCGTTGGGTGGCGCTTGGGGTCTTCAGGGGGGATGTTGAGATGACTTGGGTGGACGTTGGGGTCTTCAGGAGAACGTTGGGTTGGTTGGGTGGCCGTTGGGTTGGTTGGGTGGCCGTTGGGTTGGTTGGGTGGCCGTTGGGTGGCCGTTGGGGTGGTTGGGTGGCCGTTGGGTTGATGTTGGGTTGGTTGGATGGAGGTTGGGTGGCCGTTGGGGTGGTTGGGTGGCCGTTGGGTGGCCGTTGGGGTGGTTGGATGGACGTTGGGTGGCCATTGGGTTGGTTGGGTGGCCATTGGGTGGCAGTTGGGGTGGTTGGATGGAGGTTGGGTGGCTGTTGGGTGGCCGTTGGGGTGGTTGGGTGGCCGTTGGGGTGGTTGGGTGGCCCTTGGGTTGGTTGGGTAGGCGTTGGGTGGGCGTTGGGTTGATTGGGTGGCGGTTGGGTGGTGGTTGGGTGGCCGTTGGGGTGGTTGGGTGGATGTTGGGTGGCCGTTGGGGTGGTTGGGTGGATATTGGGTGGCCGTTGGGGTGGTTGGGTGGCCCTTGGGTTGGTTGGGTGGACACTGGGTGGCCGTTGGGGTCTTCTGGGTGACATTGGGCTCCTTGGGAGGGGCCTTTGGGGACCTGAGGGACCTCGAGGAGGTGTCACGATTTGAGGGTGACCCCAGCGCCCCTCACGGTGACTTCAGGAGAACGTTGGGCTTCTTCAGGAGAACGTTGGGCTACCGGGTTGACCTTGGGCTTCTCGTGGTGGGACACGGGGGACCTCAGGACCACCGTGTCCTTCTCCACAGCCCCCCCTGGAGAGCTTGGCCACGGTGGAGGAGACGGTGGTGAGGGACAAGGCGGTGGAGTCCCTGCGGGCCGTGTCCCACGAACACGCCCCGCCCGACCTCGAAGGTCACTTTGTCCCCTTGGTGAAGCGCCTGGCGGGGGGCGACTGGTTCACCTCGCGGACCTCCGCCTGCGGCCTCTTCAGCGTCTGCTACCCCCGCGTCTCCAGCCCCGTCAAGGCCGAGCTGCGCCAGTGAGTGACCTCCGGGGTGGCCCTGAGGTGGCCCTGGTGGCCCCAAGCCATCCTTGGTGGCCCCAACCCATCCTTGGTGGCCCTACATCAACTTTGGTGGGGCTTGGTTGGGTTTGGGTTGGCCCAAGGGTCTTCACGTTGGCTCCTTGGGTTCATGGCGTGGTGGTGGTGACCCCAGGGGATGTTCATGAGGGGTTTCCAGTGGCCCCAAGCCATCTCTGGTGGCCCCAAGCTCCTCTTGGTGGCCTCAAGCCATCCTTGGTGGCTCTATGGCAACTTTGGTGGGGCTTGGTTGGGTTTGGGTTGGCCCAAGAGTCTTCACGTTGGCTCCTTGGGTTCATGGCGTGGTTGTGGTGACCCCATGCCATGTCCCCAAGCTGTCCCCATTGTCCTCAGGCCATCCTTGGTGGCCCTGGTGGCCCCAAGCCATCCTTGGTGGCCCTACGGCAACTTTGGTGGGGCTTGGTTGGGTTTGGGTTGGCCCAAGGGTCTTCACGTTGGCTCCTTGGGTTCATGGCGTGCTGGTGGTGACCCCAGGGTACGTTCCTGAGGTGTTTCCAGTGGCCCCAAGCTCCTCTTGGTGGCCCCAAGCTCCTCTTGGTGGCCCCAAGCCATCCTTGGTGGTCCTACATCAGCTTTGGTGGGGCTTGGTTGGGTTTGGGTTGGCCCAAGGGTCTTCACGTTGGCTCCTTGGGTTCATGGCGTGGTGGTGGTGACCCCATGGCACGTTCCTGAGGTGTTTCCGTTGTCCTCAGACCATCCTTGGTGGCCCTGAGGTGGCCCTGGTGGCCCCAAGCCATCCTTGGTGGCCCTACGGCAACTTTGGTGGGGCTTGGTTGGGTTTGGGTTGGCCCAAGGGTCTTCATGTTGGCTCCTTGGGTTCGTGGCGTGGTGGTGGTAACCCCAGGGTATGTTCCCAAGCCATCCCTCGTGGCCCCAGGCCATCCTTGGTGGCCCTGAGGTGGCCCTGGTGGCCCCAAGCCATCCTTGGTGGTCCTACATCAACTTTGATGGGGCTTGGTTGGGTTTGGGTTGGCCCAAGGGTCTTCACGTTGGCTCCTTGGGTTCATGGCATGGTCGTGGTGACCCCATAGCACATTCTTGAGGTGTTTCTGGTGGCCCCAAGCCATCCCTGGTGGCCTCAAGCTGGTCTTGGTGGCCCCAAGCCATCCTTGGTGGTCCTACATCAACTTTGGTGGGGCTTGGTTGGGTTTGGGTTGGTCCTGGGGTCTTCACGTTGGCTCCTTGGGTTCATGGCGTGGTTGTGGTAACCCCAGGGTATGTTCGCAAGCCATCCTTGGTGGCCCCAGGGCATCCTTGGTGGCCCCAAGCCATCCTTGGTGGCCCTACATCAACTTTGGTGGGGCTTGGTTGGGTTTGAGTTGGTCCTGGGGTCTTCACGTTGGCTCCTTGGATTCATGGCGTGGTGGTGGTGACCCCATGCCATGTCCCCAAGCTGTCCCCATTGTCCTCAGGCCATCCTTGGTGGCCCTGAGGTGGCCCTGGTGGTCCAAAACCATCCTTGGTGGTCCTACGGCAACTTTGGTGGGGCTTGGTTGGGTTTGGGTTGGTCCTGGGGTCTTCACGTTGGCTCCTTGGGTTCATGGCGTGGTTGTGGTGACCCCGTGGCACGTTCCTAAGTGTCCCTGGTGGCCCCAGGCCATCCTTGGTGGCCCTGAGGTGGCCCTGGTGGCCCCAAGCCATCCTTGGTGGCCCTACGGCAACTTTGGTGGGGCTTGGTTGGGTTTGGGTTGGCCCTGGGGTCTTCACGTTGGCTTCTTGGCCTGTTGTTGGGTTCATGGCGTGGTTGTGGTAACCCCAGGGTATGTTCCCAAGCCATCCCTGGTGGCCCCAGGCCATCCTTGGTGGCCCTGAGGTGGCCCTGGTGGCCCCAAGCCATCCTTGGTGGTCCTACGTCAACTTTGGTGGGGCTTGGTTGGGTTTGGGTTGGTCCTGGAGTCTTCACGTTGGCTTCTTGGCCTGTTGTTGGGTTCATGGCGTGGTTGTGGTGATCCCAGGGGATGTTCATGAGGGGTTTCCAGTGGCCCCAAGCCATCTCTGGTGGCCCCAAGCTCCTCTTGGTGGCCCCAAGCCATCCTTGGTGGCCCTATGTCAACTTTGGTGGGGCTTGGTTGGGTTTGGGTTGGCCCAAGAGTCTTCATGTTGGCTCCTTGGGTTCATGGCGTGGTTGTGGTGACCCCATGCCATGTCCCCAAGCTGTCCCCATTGTCCTCAGGCCATCCTTGGTGGCCCTGGTGGCCCCAAGCCATCCTTGGTGGCCCTACGGCAACTTTGGTGGGGCTTGGTTGGGTTTGGGTTGGCCCAAGGGTCTTCACGTTGGCTCCTTGGGTTCGTGGCGTGGTGGTGGTGACCCCATGGCACGTTCCTGAGGTGTCTCTGTTGTCCTCAGGCCATCCTTGGTGGCCCTGAGGTGGCCCTGGTGGCCCCAGGCCATCCTTGGTGGCCCTGCGGCAACTTTGGTGGGGCTTGGTTGGGTTTGGGTTGGCCCAAGGGTCTTCACGTTGGCTCCTTGGGTTCATGGCGTGGTGGTGGTAACCCCAGGGTATGTTCCCAAGCCATCCCTGGTGGCCCCAGGCCATCCTTGGTGGCCCTGAGGTGGCCCTGGTGGCCCCAAGCCATCCTTGGTGGCCCTACGGCAACTTCGGTGGGGCTTGGTTGGGTTTGGGTTGGCCCAAGGGTCTTCACGTTGGCTCCTTGGCCTGATGTTGGGCTCATGGCGTGGTTGTGGTGACCCCATGGCACGTCCTCAAGGTGTCACCAGTGTCTCCAACCCATCCCTGGTGGCCCCAACCCATCCTTGATGGCCCCAACCCATCCTTGGTGTCCCTCAACCCCCTTTAGATCAGCTCTAGGTCTCCATGTTGACCCCGTGGCCCATTTTTATCTCCACAACATGGTCCACCAGACCTCGTAGCATGTCCCCAAAGTTCTTGGGATGTCCCCAACCCATCCTTGGTGGCCCCAACCCATCCTTGATAGCCCCAACCCATCCTTGGTGTCCCTCAACCCCCTTTATATCACCTCTAGGTCTCCATGTTGACCCCGTGgcccatttttctcttcatttcatGGTCCACCAGACCCCATAGCACGTCCCCAAGGTTCTCAGGTTGTCCCTTAGGGTCTTGGGATGTCCCCAACCCATCCTTGGTGTCCCTCAACCCACTCCAGGTCAACTCTGGCTCTTCGTGTTGACCCTGTGGCCCATTTTTATCTCCACAACATGGTCCACCAGACCCAGTAGCACGTCCCCAAGGTTCTTGAGATGTCCCCAACCCATCCTTGGTGGCCCCAACCCATCCTTGGTGTCCCTCAACCCCCTTTAGATCACCTTTAGGTCTCCATGTTGACCCCGTGGCCCATTTCCTTGGTGGCCCCAACCCATCCTTGGTGTCCCTCAACCCCCTTTAGATCATCTCTAGGTCTCCATGTTGACCCCGTGGcccatttttctcttcacaaCATGGTCCAGCAGACCCAGTAGCATGTCCCCGAGGTTCTGGGGCTGTCCCCAACGATCTCCAAGCTGTCCCCCATGGTTGTCCCTCCATCTCCAGGTACTTCCGCAACCTCTGCTCCGACGACACCCCCATGGTCCGTCGCGCCGCCGCCTCCAAACTGGGCGAGTTCGCCAAGGTCCTGGAGCTGGAGCACGTCAAGAGCGAGATCAT
Protein-coding sequences here:
- the LOC137677399 gene encoding serine/threonine-protein phosphatase 2A 65 kDa regulatory subunit A alpha isoform, with protein sequence MAAADGDDSLYPIAVLIDELRNEDVQLRLNSIKKLSTIALALGVERTRSELLPFLTDTIYDEDEVLLALAEQLGTFTALVGGPEFVHCLLPPLESLATVEETVVRDKAVESLRAVSHEHAPPDLEGHFVPLVKRLAGGDWFTSRTSACGLFSVCYPRVSSPVKAELRQYFRNLCSDDTPMVRRAAASKLGEFAKVLELEHVKSEIIPMFSNLASDEQDSVRLLAVEACVSIAQLLPQEELEGLVMPTLRQAAEDKSWRVRYMVADKFTEVGDAWGHLGTLGDM